In Mercurialis annua linkage group LG6, ddMerAnnu1.2, whole genome shotgun sequence, the following are encoded in one genomic region:
- the LOC126653833 gene encoding two-component response regulator ARR14-like isoform X4, with translation METNNNGKGIIEASSIHSHGHGKLSDFISGEFPTGLRVLVVDDDRTCLTILGRMLKVCLYKVTTCLKSKDALVMLRDEKNNFDILVIDLHMPDIDGFKLLQVAEVELDLPVVLMSSDDDHEIVKKGVIDGACDYLIKPIRMEALRMIWQHVVRRKKDSAKEEFGQMMNLKDCSSNLLLTKPDGGGDDDKTPANTRDAKSSKRRKINKDDDGVGEASDPAATGKKRMIWTDELHEKFVRAVKHLGESAVPLKILECLQQMNVHDITREHIASHLQKYRIHLRKQDETPQQKQELFMPSRINRPFISEQSPSLENLQLFANRHSTRQYPLPSIADAQAGLRVPLNVISNIGPPFSDPGRQFVHSGMVEPSYYPMAQPSANNYQFNGNFDAARNSFDELHGDTTPQLIYEPPLYLQQFEQNEIYHGPFIQQQEEEPPQIKYNNATQFDKSDFQKPQ, from the exons ATGGAAACGAATAACAATGGAAAGGGTATTATAGAAGCGAGTAGTATCCATAGCCATGGCCATGGCAAATTAAGTGATTTTATTTCCGGTGAATTTCCGACCGGTTTAAGGGTTcttgttgttgatgatgatcGGACTTGTCTTACAATTCTCGGACGAATGCTTAAAGTTTGCCTATACAAAG TGACCACATGTCTGAAATCCAAGGATGCTTTAGTAATGCTTAGAGATGAGAAGAACAACTTTGACATTCTTGTGATTGATCTGCATATGCCGGATATAGACGGATTCAAGCTTCTTCAGGTTGCAGAAGTTGAATTAGATCTGCCTGTTGTCT TGATGTCGTCCGACGATGATCATGAAATTGTAAAGAAAGGTGTTATTGATGGCGCTTGTGATTATTTGATCAAGCCTATTAGGATGGAAGCTCTAAGAATGATATGGCAGCATGTCGTTCGTCGGAAAAAAGATTCTGCCAAAGAAGAATTCGGACAGATGATGAACTTGAAAGATTGTAGTAGTAATTTGCTGTTGACAAAACCTGATGGTGGTGGTGATGATGATAAGACTCCTGCAAATACGAGAGACGCTAAAAGCTCAAAACGGAGAAAAATCAACAAAGATGATGATGGTGTTGGTGAGGCCTCGGACCCTGCAGCTACGGGCAAAAAGCGAATGATTTGGACGGATGAACTTCACGAGAAATTTGTTCGAGCTGTTAAacatctcggtgaat CTGCGGTTCCCCTTAAAATTTTGGAATGCTTGCAACAAATGAATGTTCATGACATTACTCGGGAACATATTGCTAGTCACCTTCAG AAGTATCGAATCCATCTTCGAAAGCAAGATGAGACTCCACAGCAAAAGCAAGAACTTTTCATGCCGTCAAGGATAAACAGACCGTTCATTTCCGAGCAATCTCCATCACTAGAAAACCTCCAGTTATTTGCCAATAGACACAGTACGCGTCAATACCCTTTGCCAAGTATCGCGGATGCTCAAGCAGGTCTACGCGTGCCATTAAATGTGATCTCAAACATTGGCCCGCCTTTTAGCGATCCAGGGAGGCAGTTTGTGCACTCCGGAATGGTGGAACCGAGTTACTACCCTATGGCCCAACCTTCTGCAAATAACTATCAGTTCAACGGCAACTTTGACGCAG CTCGTAATTCATTTGATGAGTTACACGGAGATACAACACCTCAGCTGATCTACGAGCCTCCGCTTTACCTCCAACAATTTGAGCAGAATGAGATTTATCATGGCCCCTTCATTCAG CAGCAAGAGGAAGAACCACCTCAAATCAAATACAACAATGCTACCCAATTTGATAAATCAGACTTCCAGAAGCCTCAATGA
- the LOC126653833 gene encoding two-component response regulator ARR14-like isoform X2, whose protein sequence is METNNNGKGIIEASSIHSHGHGKLSDFISGEFPTGLRVLVVDDDRTCLTILGRMLKVCLYKVTTCLKSKDALVMLRDEKNNFDILVIDLHMPDIDGFKLLQVAEVELDLPVVLMSSDDDHEIVKKGVIDGACDYLIKPIRMEALRMIWQHVVRRKKDSAKEEFGQMMNLKDCSSNLLLTKPDGGGDDDKTPANTRDAKSSKRRKINKDDDGVGEASDPAATGKKRMIWTDELHEKFVRAVKHLGESAVPLKILECLQQMNVHDITREHIASHLQKYRIHLRKQDETPQQKQELFMPSRINRPFISEQSPSLENLQLFANRHSTRQYPLPSIADAQAGLRVPLNVISNIGPPFSDPGRQFVHSGMVEPSYYPMAQPSANNYQFNGNFDAGSSCKTLSYISYGKEYDCRNKENIAQITQNFAARNSFDELHGDTTPQLIYEPPLYLQQFEQNEIYHGPFIQQEEEPPQIKYNNATQFDKSDFQKPQ, encoded by the exons ATGGAAACGAATAACAATGGAAAGGGTATTATAGAAGCGAGTAGTATCCATAGCCATGGCCATGGCAAATTAAGTGATTTTATTTCCGGTGAATTTCCGACCGGTTTAAGGGTTcttgttgttgatgatgatcGGACTTGTCTTACAATTCTCGGACGAATGCTTAAAGTTTGCCTATACAAAG TGACCACATGTCTGAAATCCAAGGATGCTTTAGTAATGCTTAGAGATGAGAAGAACAACTTTGACATTCTTGTGATTGATCTGCATATGCCGGATATAGACGGATTCAAGCTTCTTCAGGTTGCAGAAGTTGAATTAGATCTGCCTGTTGTCT TGATGTCGTCCGACGATGATCATGAAATTGTAAAGAAAGGTGTTATTGATGGCGCTTGTGATTATTTGATCAAGCCTATTAGGATGGAAGCTCTAAGAATGATATGGCAGCATGTCGTTCGTCGGAAAAAAGATTCTGCCAAAGAAGAATTCGGACAGATGATGAACTTGAAAGATTGTAGTAGTAATTTGCTGTTGACAAAACCTGATGGTGGTGGTGATGATGATAAGACTCCTGCAAATACGAGAGACGCTAAAAGCTCAAAACGGAGAAAAATCAACAAAGATGATGATGGTGTTGGTGAGGCCTCGGACCCTGCAGCTACGGGCAAAAAGCGAATGATTTGGACGGATGAACTTCACGAGAAATTTGTTCGAGCTGTTAAacatctcggtgaat CTGCGGTTCCCCTTAAAATTTTGGAATGCTTGCAACAAATGAATGTTCATGACATTACTCGGGAACATATTGCTAGTCACCTTCAG AAGTATCGAATCCATCTTCGAAAGCAAGATGAGACTCCACAGCAAAAGCAAGAACTTTTCATGCCGTCAAGGATAAACAGACCGTTCATTTCCGAGCAATCTCCATCACTAGAAAACCTCCAGTTATTTGCCAATAGACACAGTACGCGTCAATACCCTTTGCCAAGTATCGCGGATGCTCAAGCAGGTCTACGCGTGCCATTAAATGTGATCTCAAACATTGGCCCGCCTTTTAGCGATCCAGGGAGGCAGTTTGTGCACTCCGGAATGGTGGAACCGAGTTACTACCCTATGGCCCAACCTTCTGCAAATAACTATCAGTTCAACGGCAACTTTGACGCAGGTTCTTCGTGCAAAACTCTTTCTTATATCAGTTATGGTAAAGAGTATGATTGCAGGAACAAAGAAAATATTGCTCAGATTACTCAAAACTTTGCAGCTCGTAATTCATTTGATGAGTTACACGGAGATACAACACCTCAGCTGATCTACGAGCCTCCGCTTTACCTCCAACAATTTGAGCAGAATGAGATTTATCATGGCCCCTTCATTCAG CAAGAGGAAGAACCACCTCAAATCAAATACAACAATGCTACCCAATTTGATAAATCAGACTTCCAGAAGCCTCAATGA
- the LOC126653833 gene encoding two-component response regulator ARR14-like isoform X1 — protein sequence METNNNGKGIIEASSIHSHGHGKLSDFISGEFPTGLRVLVVDDDRTCLTILGRMLKVCLYKVTTCLKSKDALVMLRDEKNNFDILVIDLHMPDIDGFKLLQVAEVELDLPVVLMSSDDDHEIVKKGVIDGACDYLIKPIRMEALRMIWQHVVRRKKDSAKEEFGQMMNLKDCSSNLLLTKPDGGGDDDKTPANTRDAKSSKRRKINKDDDGVGEASDPAATGKKRMIWTDELHEKFVRAVKHLGESAVPLKILECLQQMNVHDITREHIASHLQKYRIHLRKQDETPQQKQELFMPSRINRPFISEQSPSLENLQLFANRHSTRQYPLPSIADAQAGLRVPLNVISNIGPPFSDPGRQFVHSGMVEPSYYPMAQPSANNYQFNGNFDAGSSCKTLSYISYGKEYDCRNKENIAQITQNFAARNSFDELHGDTTPQLIYEPPLYLQQFEQNEIYHGPFIQQQEEEPPQIKYNNATQFDKSDFQKPQ from the exons ATGGAAACGAATAACAATGGAAAGGGTATTATAGAAGCGAGTAGTATCCATAGCCATGGCCATGGCAAATTAAGTGATTTTATTTCCGGTGAATTTCCGACCGGTTTAAGGGTTcttgttgttgatgatgatcGGACTTGTCTTACAATTCTCGGACGAATGCTTAAAGTTTGCCTATACAAAG TGACCACATGTCTGAAATCCAAGGATGCTTTAGTAATGCTTAGAGATGAGAAGAACAACTTTGACATTCTTGTGATTGATCTGCATATGCCGGATATAGACGGATTCAAGCTTCTTCAGGTTGCAGAAGTTGAATTAGATCTGCCTGTTGTCT TGATGTCGTCCGACGATGATCATGAAATTGTAAAGAAAGGTGTTATTGATGGCGCTTGTGATTATTTGATCAAGCCTATTAGGATGGAAGCTCTAAGAATGATATGGCAGCATGTCGTTCGTCGGAAAAAAGATTCTGCCAAAGAAGAATTCGGACAGATGATGAACTTGAAAGATTGTAGTAGTAATTTGCTGTTGACAAAACCTGATGGTGGTGGTGATGATGATAAGACTCCTGCAAATACGAGAGACGCTAAAAGCTCAAAACGGAGAAAAATCAACAAAGATGATGATGGTGTTGGTGAGGCCTCGGACCCTGCAGCTACGGGCAAAAAGCGAATGATTTGGACGGATGAACTTCACGAGAAATTTGTTCGAGCTGTTAAacatctcggtgaat CTGCGGTTCCCCTTAAAATTTTGGAATGCTTGCAACAAATGAATGTTCATGACATTACTCGGGAACATATTGCTAGTCACCTTCAG AAGTATCGAATCCATCTTCGAAAGCAAGATGAGACTCCACAGCAAAAGCAAGAACTTTTCATGCCGTCAAGGATAAACAGACCGTTCATTTCCGAGCAATCTCCATCACTAGAAAACCTCCAGTTATTTGCCAATAGACACAGTACGCGTCAATACCCTTTGCCAAGTATCGCGGATGCTCAAGCAGGTCTACGCGTGCCATTAAATGTGATCTCAAACATTGGCCCGCCTTTTAGCGATCCAGGGAGGCAGTTTGTGCACTCCGGAATGGTGGAACCGAGTTACTACCCTATGGCCCAACCTTCTGCAAATAACTATCAGTTCAACGGCAACTTTGACGCAGGTTCTTCGTGCAAAACTCTTTCTTATATCAGTTATGGTAAAGAGTATGATTGCAGGAACAAAGAAAATATTGCTCAGATTACTCAAAACTTTGCAGCTCGTAATTCATTTGATGAGTTACACGGAGATACAACACCTCAGCTGATCTACGAGCCTCCGCTTTACCTCCAACAATTTGAGCAGAATGAGATTTATCATGGCCCCTTCATTCAG CAGCAAGAGGAAGAACCACCTCAAATCAAATACAACAATGCTACCCAATTTGATAAATCAGACTTCCAGAAGCCTCAATGA
- the LOC126653833 gene encoding two-component response regulator ARR14-like isoform X3 produces the protein METNNNGKGIIEASSIHSHGHGKLSDFISGEFPTGLRVLVVDDDRTCLTILGRMLKVCLYKVTTCLKSKDALVMLRDEKNNFDILVIDLHMPDIDGFKLLQVAEVELDLPVVLMSSDDDHEIVKKGVIDGACDYLIKPIRMEALRMIWQHVVRRKKDSAKEEFGQMMNLKDCSSNLLLTKPDGGGDDDKTPANTRDAKSSKRRKINKDDDGVGEASDPAATGKKRMIWTDELHEKFVRAVKHLGESAVPLKILECLQQMNVHDITREHIASHLQYRIHLRKQDETPQQKQELFMPSRINRPFISEQSPSLENLQLFANRHSTRQYPLPSIADAQAGLRVPLNVISNIGPPFSDPGRQFVHSGMVEPSYYPMAQPSANNYQFNGNFDAGSSCKTLSYISYGKEYDCRNKENIAQITQNFAARNSFDELHGDTTPQLIYEPPLYLQQFEQNEIYHGPFIQQQEEEPPQIKYNNATQFDKSDFQKPQ, from the exons ATGGAAACGAATAACAATGGAAAGGGTATTATAGAAGCGAGTAGTATCCATAGCCATGGCCATGGCAAATTAAGTGATTTTATTTCCGGTGAATTTCCGACCGGTTTAAGGGTTcttgttgttgatgatgatcGGACTTGTCTTACAATTCTCGGACGAATGCTTAAAGTTTGCCTATACAAAG TGACCACATGTCTGAAATCCAAGGATGCTTTAGTAATGCTTAGAGATGAGAAGAACAACTTTGACATTCTTGTGATTGATCTGCATATGCCGGATATAGACGGATTCAAGCTTCTTCAGGTTGCAGAAGTTGAATTAGATCTGCCTGTTGTCT TGATGTCGTCCGACGATGATCATGAAATTGTAAAGAAAGGTGTTATTGATGGCGCTTGTGATTATTTGATCAAGCCTATTAGGATGGAAGCTCTAAGAATGATATGGCAGCATGTCGTTCGTCGGAAAAAAGATTCTGCCAAAGAAGAATTCGGACAGATGATGAACTTGAAAGATTGTAGTAGTAATTTGCTGTTGACAAAACCTGATGGTGGTGGTGATGATGATAAGACTCCTGCAAATACGAGAGACGCTAAAAGCTCAAAACGGAGAAAAATCAACAAAGATGATGATGGTGTTGGTGAGGCCTCGGACCCTGCAGCTACGGGCAAAAAGCGAATGATTTGGACGGATGAACTTCACGAGAAATTTGTTCGAGCTGTTAAacatctcggtgaat CTGCGGTTCCCCTTAAAATTTTGGAATGCTTGCAACAAATGAATGTTCATGACATTACTCGGGAACATATTGCTAGTCACCTTCAG TATCGAATCCATCTTCGAAAGCAAGATGAGACTCCACAGCAAAAGCAAGAACTTTTCATGCCGTCAAGGATAAACAGACCGTTCATTTCCGAGCAATCTCCATCACTAGAAAACCTCCAGTTATTTGCCAATAGACACAGTACGCGTCAATACCCTTTGCCAAGTATCGCGGATGCTCAAGCAGGTCTACGCGTGCCATTAAATGTGATCTCAAACATTGGCCCGCCTTTTAGCGATCCAGGGAGGCAGTTTGTGCACTCCGGAATGGTGGAACCGAGTTACTACCCTATGGCCCAACCTTCTGCAAATAACTATCAGTTCAACGGCAACTTTGACGCAGGTTCTTCGTGCAAAACTCTTTCTTATATCAGTTATGGTAAAGAGTATGATTGCAGGAACAAAGAAAATATTGCTCAGATTACTCAAAACTTTGCAGCTCGTAATTCATTTGATGAGTTACACGGAGATACAACACCTCAGCTGATCTACGAGCCTCCGCTTTACCTCCAACAATTTGAGCAGAATGAGATTTATCATGGCCCCTTCATTCAG CAGCAAGAGGAAGAACCACCTCAAATCAAATACAACAATGCTACCCAATTTGATAAATCAGACTTCCAGAAGCCTCAATGA
- the LOC126685904 gene encoding syntaxin-42-like isoform X1, with translation MATRNRTSLFKKHRDAVKSVRAPLSSSASVALNGAVIEMSSTSFLRSKHSSYAPLSTQEDDPGPSSSSADAFTIGLPPAWVDDTEEMNVNIQRIRAKMAELVKAHSKALMPSFGDGKDDQRLIESLTREITDLLRKSEKRLKKLSVTESTEDSNVRKNVQRSLAVQLQNLSMDLRRRQSMYLRRLQQQKEGNDGVDLELNLNENKFTYEDGEFSDVGFNDHQMSKLKKSEQFTKEREREINQVVASVHELAQIMKDLSVLVIDQGTIVDRIDHNIQSVATSVEEGFKQLQKAERSQQKGGMVKCATVLVIMCFVMLVLLILKELFL, from the exons ATGGCGACGAGAAACCGAACGTCGCTATTCAAGAAACACAGGGACGCAGTCAAAAGCGTGCGTGCTCCTTTATCATCGTCAGCTTCCGTTGCTTTAAACGGAGCGGTTATCGAAATGTCCAGCACTTCATTTCTCCGTTCCAAACACTCCTCCTATGCTCCACTCAGTACCCAAGAAGACGATCCCGGTCCTTCTag TAGTTCTGCCGATGCATTTACTATTGGTCTGCCACCGGCATGGGTGGACGATACCGAAGAAATGAATGTGAATATCCAACGAATTAGAGCTAAAATGGCGGAATTAGTTAAAGCTCACTCCAAGGCGCTAATGCCTTCGTTCGGAGACGGTAAAGATGATCAGAGATTGATTGAGTCTCTTACGCGAGAGATTACTGATTTGTTGAGGAAATCTGAGAAGAGGTTAAAGAAACTTTCTGTTACTGAGTCTACTGAGGATTCTAATGTTAGGAAAAATGTGCAG cGTTCTCTTGCGGTACAACTTCAGAATCTTTCAATGGATCTTCGGAGAAGACAGTCAATGTATCTTAGGCGTCTCCAGCAGCAAAAGGAG GGAAATGATGGGGTTGACTTGGAGTTAAACTTAAACGAGAACAAATTTACATATGAAGATGGTGAATTCAGTGATGTG GGTTTTAACGATCACCAAATGAGTAAGCTAAAGAAGAGTGAGCAATTTACTAAGGAAAGGGAGAGAGAGATCAATCAG GTCGTGGCATCAGTACATGAGCTCGCACAAATTATGAAGGACCTATCTGTCCTTGTGATAGACCAG GGTACAATTGTTGATAGAATAGACCATAACATTCAGAGTGTTGCTACATCCGTAGAGGAGGGCTTTAAACAGCTACAGAAG GCGGAAAGGTCGCAGCAGAAAGGAGGAATGGTGAAGTGTGCGACAGTGCTCGTTATTATGTGTTTCGTCATGCTTGTTCTCTTGATCCTCAAAGAGTTGTTTCTCTAA
- the LOC126685904 gene encoding syntaxin-42-like isoform X2, with translation MATRNRTSLFKKHRDAVKSVRAPLSSSASVALNGAVIEMSSTSFLRSKHSSYAPLSTQEDDPGPSSSADAFTIGLPPAWVDDTEEMNVNIQRIRAKMAELVKAHSKALMPSFGDGKDDQRLIESLTREITDLLRKSEKRLKKLSVTESTEDSNVRKNVQRSLAVQLQNLSMDLRRRQSMYLRRLQQQKEGNDGVDLELNLNENKFTYEDGEFSDVGFNDHQMSKLKKSEQFTKEREREINQVVASVHELAQIMKDLSVLVIDQGTIVDRIDHNIQSVATSVEEGFKQLQKAERSQQKGGMVKCATVLVIMCFVMLVLLILKELFL, from the exons ATGGCGACGAGAAACCGAACGTCGCTATTCAAGAAACACAGGGACGCAGTCAAAAGCGTGCGTGCTCCTTTATCATCGTCAGCTTCCGTTGCTTTAAACGGAGCGGTTATCGAAATGTCCAGCACTTCATTTCTCCGTTCCAAACACTCCTCCTATGCTCCACTCAGTACCCAAGAAGACGATCCCGGTCCTTCTag TTCTGCCGATGCATTTACTATTGGTCTGCCACCGGCATGGGTGGACGATACCGAAGAAATGAATGTGAATATCCAACGAATTAGAGCTAAAATGGCGGAATTAGTTAAAGCTCACTCCAAGGCGCTAATGCCTTCGTTCGGAGACGGTAAAGATGATCAGAGATTGATTGAGTCTCTTACGCGAGAGATTACTGATTTGTTGAGGAAATCTGAGAAGAGGTTAAAGAAACTTTCTGTTACTGAGTCTACTGAGGATTCTAATGTTAGGAAAAATGTGCAG cGTTCTCTTGCGGTACAACTTCAGAATCTTTCAATGGATCTTCGGAGAAGACAGTCAATGTATCTTAGGCGTCTCCAGCAGCAAAAGGAG GGAAATGATGGGGTTGACTTGGAGTTAAACTTAAACGAGAACAAATTTACATATGAAGATGGTGAATTCAGTGATGTG GGTTTTAACGATCACCAAATGAGTAAGCTAAAGAAGAGTGAGCAATTTACTAAGGAAAGGGAGAGAGAGATCAATCAG GTCGTGGCATCAGTACATGAGCTCGCACAAATTATGAAGGACCTATCTGTCCTTGTGATAGACCAG GGTACAATTGTTGATAGAATAGACCATAACATTCAGAGTGTTGCTACATCCGTAGAGGAGGGCTTTAAACAGCTACAGAAG GCGGAAAGGTCGCAGCAGAAAGGAGGAATGGTGAAGTGTGCGACAGTGCTCGTTATTATGTGTTTCGTCATGCTTGTTCTCTTGATCCTCAAAGAGTTGTTTCTCTAA